In one Oscillospiraceae bacterium genomic region, the following are encoded:
- a CDS encoding DNA-binding response regulator has product MNECILVVDDDAEIVKAIAILLEREGYRVLRAYDGMQALDCAVDPSVRLIVMDVMMPRLDGLSAVLKIREKRNLPIIVLSAKSEDTDKILGLSMGADDYVAKPFNPQELVARVRSQLRRYTSLGDVHAQERRGEIVSGRLRYSPEELVLRADGESVRLTATETKIVDLLMRNLGRIFPAEEIYRRVWDGEVYSPENTVMVHVRHIREKIELNPREPEYLKVVWGIGYKMEKMEGSR; this is encoded by the coding sequence ATGAACGAGTGTATTTTAGTGGTGGACGACGACGCGGAGATCGTGAAGGCCATCGCCATCCTGCTGGAGCGGGAGGGCTACCGGGTGCTGCGGGCCTACGACGGGATGCAGGCCCTGGACTGCGCGGTGGACCCGTCGGTGCGGCTGATTGTGATGGACGTGATGATGCCCAGGCTGGACGGGCTGTCGGCGGTGCTGAAAATCCGGGAAAAGCGCAATCTGCCCATCATCGTGCTCTCCGCCAAGAGCGAGGACACGGACAAGATCCTGGGCCTGTCCATGGGGGCGGACGACTACGTGGCCAAGCCCTTCAACCCCCAGGAGCTGGTGGCCCGGGTGCGCAGCCAGCTGCGGCGGTACACCAGCCTGGGCGACGTGCACGCGCAGGAGCGCCGGGGGGAGATCGTCAGCGGCCGCCTGCGCTACAGCCCCGAGGAGCTGGTGCTCCGGGCGGACGGGGAGAGCGTGCGCCTCACGGCCACGGAGACGAAAATCGTGGATCTCCTGATGCGCAACCTGGGGCGCATCTTCCCGGCGGAGGAGATCTACCGGCGCGTGTGGGACGGGGAGGTCTATTCCCCGGAGAACACGGTGATGGTGCACGTGCGGCACATCCGGGAAAAAATCGAGCTCAATCCCAGGGAGCCGGAGTATTTGAAGGTGGTGTGGGGCATTGGATACAAAATGGAAAAAATGGAAGGTTCCCGTTAG
- a CDS encoding glycine radical enzyme activase, whose protein sequence is MSASAPVARILPLSTVDGPGSRTTVFLQGCNLSCAYCHNPETQRLCDGCGLCVPACPAGALARTSCGVAWDGARCLRCDACLAACPRFSSPRVRWRTARAVARAVEEGLPFIRGVTVSGGECTLYPAFLEELFRLLRPAGLTCLLDSNGTFDFARAPRLLEACDGVLLDVKAWDPAVYRALTGRTPSAPSCARLLAGRGKLAELRVVCAEHRVDVPAVLSGLARQLGDYVRDAPLVLIRFRPHGARGPAAAWPTPSDAWMQAMADRAAGCGFAHVALR, encoded by the coding sequence ATGAGCGCGTCGGCCCCCGTGGCCCGGATTCTTCCCCTGAGCACGGTGGACGGGCCGGGCAGCCGCACCACCGTCTTTTTGCAGGGGTGCAACCTGTCCTGCGCCTACTGCCACAACCCGGAGACCCAGCGGCTCTGCGACGGCTGCGGCCTGTGCGTGCCGGCCTGCCCCGCCGGGGCGCTGGCGCGCACCTCCTGCGGGGTGGCGTGGGACGGGGCGCGGTGCCTGCGCTGCGACGCCTGCCTGGCCGCCTGCCCCCGCTTCTCCTCCCCCAGGGTGCGCTGGCGCACGGCGCGGGCGGTGGCCCGCGCCGTGGAGGAGGGCCTGCCCTTTATCCGGGGGGTCACCGTCTCGGGCGGGGAGTGCACCCTCTACCCCGCCTTTCTGGAGGAGCTGTTCCGCCTTCTGCGTCCGGCGGGCCTCACCTGCCTGCTGGACAGCAACGGCACCTTCGACTTCGCCCGCGCGCCCCGGCTGCTGGAAGCGTGCGACGGGGTGCTGCTGGACGTGAAGGCCTGGGACCCCGCGGTCTATCGCGCCCTGACGGGCCGCACCCCCTCCGCCCCGTCCTGCGCCCGGCTCCTGGCCGGGCGCGGCAAGCTGGCCGAGCTGCGGGTCGTCTGCGCCGAGCACCGCGTGGACGTCCCCGCCGTCCTCTCCGGCCTGGCCCGGCAGCTGGGAGACTATGTAAGGGATGCGCCCCTGGTGCTGATCCGCTTCCGCCCCCACGGCGCCCGAGGCCCCGCGGCCGCCTGGCCGACCCCGTCGGATGCCTGGATGCAGGCTATGGCCGACCGCGCCGCAGGCTGCGGCTTCGCGCATGTCGCGCTGCGGTAA
- a CDS encoding nitrogenase iron-molybdenum cofactor biosynthesis protein NifE: MKWYNGDPDTLLRDWKLTENPFWADYQVLGALEGAYRVLSTMDDVLPIMVGAKGCSYHLRFTIVAGGETSFDLGKRLAAVLEFPVEQIVIGDLKAPQAWADRLKDLVAERPPRLLVLLPTDALVVSGTDLRPLARQVEALMGVPTTWAEASSITGQNPHAGYDAAMSALLAPYLEKPCPHRSGVNLLGWHWPSRQRIHEIGACVDMLERLDIEVKSILSGGSKLEDFERAVTAAGNAAVCPAVFGSYVDDMARRGVPVVAGRSPYGFSGTREWLEQICAGLGLDRGRAIDALEAEYRPAFEANKRKLEGKKIFISGGPGRLIGLMHLMMDYGLEIEAAALFWPHERSREDLEHMLRHHGVKINQIIVSPSLYEIEEIARQYRLDLWAGGYQELHTCKRHHIPFVPITVYTVPHVGFEGAVNFGNKMLLALDGFSFTDNLFQAKEIEPCIAPNNDARA; encoded by the coding sequence ATGAAGTGGTATAACGGCGACCCGGACACGCTGCTCCGGGATTGGAAACTGACGGAGAACCCCTTCTGGGCGGATTACCAGGTGCTGGGCGCGCTGGAGGGGGCCTACCGGGTCCTGTCCACCATGGACGACGTGCTGCCCATTATGGTGGGCGCCAAGGGCTGCTCCTACCACCTGCGCTTTACCATCGTGGCCGGTGGCGAGACCTCCTTCGACCTGGGCAAGCGGCTGGCGGCCGTGCTGGAGTTCCCGGTGGAGCAGATCGTCATCGGGGATCTCAAGGCCCCCCAGGCCTGGGCCGACCGGCTGAAGGATCTGGTGGCGGAGCGGCCGCCCCGCCTGCTGGTGCTCCTGCCCACCGACGCGCTGGTGGTCAGCGGGACGGACCTGCGCCCCCTCGCCCGGCAGGTAGAGGCGCTGATGGGCGTCCCCACCACCTGGGCGGAGGCCTCCAGCATCACGGGCCAGAACCCCCACGCGGGGTACGACGCGGCCATGAGCGCCCTGCTCGCCCCCTATCTGGAAAAACCCTGCCCCCACCGCAGCGGGGTAAACCTGCTGGGCTGGCACTGGCCCTCCCGCCAGCGGATCCACGAGATCGGCGCCTGCGTGGACATGCTGGAGCGCCTGGACATTGAGGTGAAGAGCATCCTCTCCGGCGGGAGCAAGCTGGAGGATTTTGAGCGGGCGGTGACCGCGGCGGGCAACGCGGCGGTCTGTCCTGCGGTGTTCGGCTCCTACGTGGACGATATGGCCCGGCGCGGCGTGCCCGTGGTGGCCGGGCGCTCCCCCTACGGCTTTTCCGGCACGCGGGAGTGGCTGGAGCAGATCTGCGCCGGCCTGGGGCTGGACCGGGGCCGGGCGATTGACGCGCTGGAGGCGGAATACCGCCCCGCCTTTGAGGCGAACAAGCGCAAGCTGGAGGGCAAGAAGATCTTTATCAGCGGCGGCCCGGGCCGCCTGATCGGCCTGATGCACCTGATGATGGACTACGGGCTGGAGATCGAGGCCGCGGCCCTCTTCTGGCCCCACGAGCGCTCCAGGGAGGATCTGGAACACATGCTGCGCCACCACGGTGTCAAAATCAACCAGATCATCGTCTCCCCCAGCCTCTACGAGATCGAGGAGATCGCCCGGCAGTACCGGCTGGATCTCTGGGCGGGCGGCTACCAGGAGCTGCACACCTGCAAGCGCCACCACATCCCCTTCGTGCCCATCACGGTGTACACCGTGCCCCACGTGGGTTTCGAGGGCGCGGTCAACTTCGGCAACAAAATGCTGCTGGCCCTGGACGGCTTCAGCTTTACGGACAATCTGTTCCAGGCAAAGGAGATTGAGCCATGTATAGCCCCGAACAACGACGCGCGCGCGTAG
- a CDS encoding nitrogenase subunit nifH — protein sequence MKKVAIYGKGGIGKSTTAVNTAIMLARNGLRVALVGCDPKQDTVRLLADGYLPSILDNYEGLASGEVPLETCVAERRHGILCAEVGGPKPGVGCAGRGIVLALELLKQRGVLRGRDVVLYDVLGDVVCGGFATPVVRGYAEEVYIVTSGEQASLYAANNIAKGMNEIGRCVRGLIFNASDFPGEEAVVRAFAARTNLPLTAAISRSLRTPAFELQGLAVTDADGTGPEAAAYAALAAAVMAAAGEPPAGRPCERREFFQMMQEVRAACPNRQG from the coding sequence TTGAAAAAAGTCGCGATATACGGAAAGGGCGGCATCGGCAAGTCCACCACCGCGGTCAACACCGCCATCATGCTGGCCCGCAACGGCCTGCGGGTGGCCCTGGTGGGCTGCGACCCCAAGCAGGACACGGTCCGGCTGCTGGCGGACGGCTACCTCCCCTCCATTCTGGACAACTATGAGGGCCTGGCCTCCGGCGAAGTTCCGCTGGAGACCTGCGTGGCCGAGCGGCGGCACGGCATCCTCTGCGCCGAGGTGGGCGGGCCCAAGCCCGGCGTGGGCTGCGCCGGGCGCGGCATTGTGCTGGCCCTGGAGCTTTTAAAGCAGCGGGGCGTGCTGCGCGGCCGGGACGTGGTGCTCTACGACGTGCTGGGGGACGTGGTGTGCGGCGGCTTCGCCACCCCCGTGGTGCGGGGCTACGCCGAGGAGGTCTACATCGTCACCTCCGGGGAGCAGGCCTCCCTCTACGCCGCCAACAACATCGCCAAGGGGATGAACGAGATCGGCCGCTGCGTGCGGGGGCTTATCTTCAACGCCTCTGACTTCCCCGGCGAGGAGGCCGTCGTGCGCGCCTTCGCCGCGCGCACGAACCTCCCGCTGACCGCCGCGATCTCCCGCTCCCTGCGCACGCCCGCCTTCGAGCTGCAGGGGCTGGCGGTGACCGACGCGGACGGCACGGGGCCTGAGGCCGCCGCATACGCCGCCCTGGCCGCTGCCGTCATGGCCGCCGCGGGAGAGCCCCCCGCGGGCCGTCCCTGCGAGCGCAGGGAGTTTTTCCAGATGATGCAGGAGGTCCGCGCGGCCTGCCCCAACCGGCAGGGCTGA
- a CDS encoding ABC transporter ATP-binding protein: protein MKDALLTVDHLKVAFGSGSDAVTAVNDVSFTVGQGEVVALVGESGSGKSVTSLAIMGLLAKNGRVAGGQIRFQGRDIAGLSRQELTRLRGRDIAMIFQEPMTSLDPLYSVGEQIAEVLLLEKGMRRPQARARGVELLHMVGITDPERRYDSYPHELSGGMRQRVMIAIAIAREPKLIIADEPTTALDVTIQKQILSLLLRLRDQFGMALLLITHDLAVVSQYAQRVVVMYAGRLMEVGDVAQVISDPRHAYTQGLLRSIPQFSSRKDEPLYVIPGSIPSARHYPAGCSFSTRCGHATPRCAGEVPPFVTLADGRIISCWRYADNHLKV, encoded by the coding sequence ATGAAGGATGCGCTTTTGACGGTGGATCACCTGAAGGTGGCCTTCGGCAGCGGGTCGGACGCGGTGACCGCGGTAAACGACGTGAGCTTTACCGTGGGCCAGGGCGAGGTCGTGGCCCTGGTGGGCGAGTCGGGCAGCGGCAAATCCGTCACCAGCCTGGCCATCATGGGCCTGCTGGCAAAGAACGGCCGCGTCGCCGGGGGGCAGATCCGCTTCCAGGGCCGGGACATCGCCGGCCTCTCCCGGCAGGAGCTGACCCGCCTGCGGGGCCGGGACATCGCAATGATCTTCCAGGAGCCCATGACCTCTCTGGACCCCCTCTACAGCGTGGGCGAGCAGATCGCCGAGGTGCTGCTGCTGGAGAAGGGCATGCGGCGCCCCCAGGCCCGGGCGCGGGGCGTGGAGCTGCTGCACATGGTGGGCATCACCGACCCGGAGCGCCGGTACGACAGCTATCCCCACGAGCTCTCCGGCGGCATGCGCCAGCGGGTGATGATCGCCATCGCCATCGCCCGGGAGCCCAAGCTCATCATCGCGGACGAGCCCACCACCGCCCTGGACGTGACCATCCAGAAGCAGATTCTCAGCCTGCTGCTGCGCCTGCGGGACCAGTTCGGCATGGCGCTGTTGCTTATCACCCACGACCTCGCCGTGGTCAGCCAGTACGCCCAGCGGGTGGTGGTCATGTACGCGGGCAGGCTGATGGAGGTGGGGGACGTGGCGCAGGTCATCTCGGACCCCCGCCACGCTTACACGCAGGGCCTGCTGCGCTCCATCCCCCAGTTCTCCAGCCGCAAGGACGAGCCCCTGTACGTCATCCCCGGCAGCATCCCGTCCGCCCGGCACTACCCGGCGGGGTGCAGCTTCTCCACCCGCTGTGGCCACGCCACCCCGCGCTGCGCCGGGGAGGTACCGCCCTTCGTCACCCTGGCGGACGGGCGCATCATTTCCTGCTGGAGGTACGCGGACAACCATTTGAAGGTCTAA
- a CDS encoding ABC transporter ATP-binding protein yields the protein MERKVLLHVEHAKKYYPIRGGVLLRTVDQVKAVDDVTLDVYEGEVLGVVGESGSGKSTLGRVMIGLEPLTAGTATYDGAPVASSGQAYVRQRRELQIIFQDPYESLDPRMTVGQIVGEGCGAARKRSREETDRAVEELLEKVGLKREYFRRYPHEFSGGQRQRVGIARALAMSPRLVICDEPVSALDVSVQAQILNLLNGLQREFGLTMVFIAHGLNVVKYICDRIAVMYLGQVLEVAESDALFARPLHPYTQMLLRAIPRIGEQAQEMGEFDRAGDAVNAGVPGEGCKFAPRCPYCAPDCRTGTPRLEEAEPGHQSACLRWRELRAQWEK from the coding sequence ATGGAGCGCAAGGTTCTTCTGCACGTAGAGCACGCAAAAAAATACTACCCCATCCGGGGCGGCGTCCTGCTGCGCACCGTGGATCAGGTCAAGGCGGTGGACGACGTGACGCTGGACGTCTACGAGGGCGAGGTCCTGGGCGTGGTGGGCGAGTCGGGCAGCGGCAAATCCACCCTGGGCCGGGTCATGATCGGCCTGGAGCCCCTGACGGCGGGCACCGCCACCTACGACGGCGCGCCCGTGGCCTCCTCCGGCCAGGCCTACGTCCGCCAGCGCCGGGAGCTGCAAATCATCTTTCAGGACCCCTACGAGAGCCTGGACCCCCGCATGACGGTGGGCCAGATTGTGGGGGAGGGCTGCGGCGCGGCCAGAAAGCGCTCCCGGGAGGAGACGGACCGGGCGGTGGAGGAGCTGTTGGAGAAGGTGGGGCTCAAGCGGGAGTATTTCCGCCGCTACCCCCACGAGTTCAGCGGCGGCCAGCGCCAGCGGGTGGGCATCGCCCGCGCCCTGGCCATGTCCCCCAGGCTGGTGATCTGCGACGAGCCGGTCTCGGCGCTGGACGTGTCGGTGCAGGCCCAGATCCTCAACCTGCTCAACGGCCTGCAGCGCGAATTCGGCCTGACCATGGTCTTTATCGCCCACGGCCTCAACGTGGTCAAATACATCTGCGACCGCATCGCGGTCATGTACCTGGGGCAGGTGCTGGAGGTGGCCGAAAGCGACGCGCTCTTCGCCCGCCCGCTGCACCCCTACACCCAGATGCTGCTGCGCGCCATCCCCCGCATCGGGGAGCAGGCGCAGGAGATGGGGGAGTTCGACCGCGCGGGCGACGCGGTCAACGCCGGCGTACCGGGCGAGGGCTGCAAGTTCGCGCCCCGCTGCCCCTACTGCGCCCCGGACTGCCGCACCGGGACGCCCCGGCTGGAGGAGGCGGAGCCCGGGCACCAGAGCGCCTGCCTGCGCTGGCGCGAGCTCCGGGCACAATGGGAGAAATAA
- a CDS encoding peptide ABC transporter substrate-binding protein yields MKRKQALCALTALCLTASLLGGCSGAGTGTPVDQGTPTPAPATGPAPVETPAQPSSGEPKYGGEIVAYIGGDPMNLDPAVLTNYNATMIISNLAEGLLRLAPAGADIEPGIAESWACSDDGLTWTFHLRGDAKFHNGRTVEAADFKYTFERIVNPATMSAKAWMFSNVAGAEAFSAGAADEITGIQAPDPQTLTITLNQPMAPFLSMMASPNLAVVPREVVEQYGEDFGKHVCLSGPFRLQEWTTNGDVVLTASEDYWAGRPYLDSVRYRVINDENTRIVEFDAGQLDVVWIPSQHWDRYRSDPVMKDYIGRADTVHTDYFVINMDKAPLNSSPELRQAIFYGLDMQAIVDYNMGRCAVADGILPPNMLGSKPTTDSLFNLEKAKELLAQAGYPDGVPGTFELLIPAWPNFIKICEIYQQNLKNLGINVELRPLEDNAYNDALVSGDFEIAWGNRVAEYADSDAYFYPLYHSSNAGVGGNVARYSNPEADKLIEQARLSTDSAEREALYNQLNALVDADMPYIYLTHNQYFDITQPYVRGYQPSPLDLQNFMHVWLDK; encoded by the coding sequence ATGAAACGGAAACAAGCACTCTGCGCACTGACCGCGCTGTGTCTGACGGCCTCCCTGCTCGGCGGCTGCTCCGGCGCCGGCACGGGCACCCCCGTCGACCAGGGCACCCCCACCCCCGCGCCCGCCACGGGCCCCGCCCCGGTGGAGACCCCCGCCCAGCCCAGCTCCGGCGAGCCCAAGTACGGCGGGGAGATCGTGGCCTACATCGGCGGCGACCCCATGAACCTGGACCCCGCGGTGCTCACCAACTACAACGCCACCATGATCATCTCCAACCTCGCGGAGGGCCTGCTCCGCCTAGCCCCCGCCGGCGCGGACATCGAGCCGGGCATCGCCGAGTCCTGGGCGTGCTCCGACGACGGGCTGACCTGGACCTTCCATCTGCGGGGCGACGCCAAGTTCCACAACGGCCGCACCGTGGAGGCCGCCGACTTCAAGTACACCTTCGAGCGCATCGTCAACCCGGCCACCATGTCCGCCAAGGCGTGGATGTTCAGCAACGTGGCGGGCGCCGAGGCCTTCTCCGCCGGCGCCGCCGACGAGATCACCGGCATCCAGGCCCCCGACCCCCAGACCCTGACCATCACCCTCAACCAGCCCATGGCCCCCTTCCTGTCCATGATGGCCTCCCCCAACCTGGCCGTGGTGCCCAGGGAGGTCGTGGAGCAGTACGGCGAGGACTTCGGCAAGCACGTCTGCCTGTCCGGGCCCTTCCGGCTCCAGGAGTGGACCACCAACGGCGACGTGGTGCTCACCGCCAGCGAGGACTACTGGGCGGGCCGCCCCTACCTGGACAGCGTGCGCTACCGCGTCATCAACGACGAGAACACCCGCATCGTGGAGTTTGACGCCGGCCAGCTGGACGTGGTGTGGATCCCCTCCCAGCACTGGGACCGCTACCGCAGCGACCCCGTCATGAAGGACTACATCGGCCGCGCCGACACCGTGCACACCGACTACTTCGTCATCAATATGGACAAGGCCCCCCTGAACTCCAGCCCCGAGCTGCGCCAGGCCATCTTCTACGGCCTGGACATGCAGGCCATCGTGGACTACAACATGGGCCGCTGCGCCGTGGCCGACGGCATCCTGCCGCCCAACATGCTGGGCTCCAAGCCCACCACCGACAGCCTCTTCAACCTGGAGAAGGCCAAGGAGCTGCTGGCCCAGGCGGGCTACCCCGACGGGGTGCCCGGCACCTTCGAGCTGCTCATCCCCGCCTGGCCCAACTTCATCAAGATCTGCGAGATCTACCAGCAGAACCTGAAGAACCTGGGCATCAACGTGGAGCTGCGCCCCCTGGAGGACAACGCCTATAACGACGCGCTGGTCAGCGGCGACTTCGAGATCGCCTGGGGCAACCGGGTGGCCGAGTACGCCGACTCCGACGCCTACTTCTACCCCCTCTACCACTCCTCCAACGCCGGCGTGGGGGGCAACGTGGCCCGCTACTCCAACCCCGAGGCGGACAAGCTCATCGAGCAGGCCCGCCTGTCCACCGACAGCGCCGAACGCGAGGCGCTCTACAACCAGCTCAACGCCCTGGTGGACGCCGACATGCCCTACATCTACCTGACCCACAACCAGTACTTCGACATTACCCAGCCCTACGTCCGCGGCTACCAGCCCAGCCCGCTGGATCTCCAGAACTTCATGCACGTCTGGCTGGATAAATAG
- a CDS encoding glutathione ABC transporter permease GsiC has product MFSYIVRRILSLIPIVLGVTLVIFLLLNVLPGDPARLMAGPYAPQETVDSISREMGFDDPLPKQYVRFLGNLLHGDLGRSYRSRGPVAQEIMSVFPKTLLLAAVSQVFSVVLGVFLGMTAALNRGRLVDRAVMFGGVLGLSLPAFFLALLLQILFSIKLGWLPPSGYGGLDIRIIMPALALGLPAAGWMARVSRSAFLDVLPQDFMRTLRAKGLPERAVIWRHALKNAMVPIISLIGTDFSAKLTGIIVVEFIFSWPGLGKYGYDALFAKDMPALQGTVIVLTVSVCVVNLIVDILYAFIDKRIRYN; this is encoded by the coding sequence ATGTTTTCTTATATTGTACGGCGCATATTGTCCCTGATCCCCATCGTCCTGGGTGTGACGCTGGTGATCTTCCTGCTGCTCAACGTCCTGCCGGGCGATCCCGCCCGCCTGATGGCCGGGCCCTACGCCCCCCAGGAGACCGTGGACAGCATCTCGCGGGAGATGGGCTTCGACGACCCCCTCCCAAAGCAGTACGTGCGCTTTCTGGGCAACCTGCTCCACGGCGATCTGGGGCGCTCCTACCGCTCCCGCGGCCCCGTGGCCCAGGAGATTATGAGCGTGTTCCCCAAGACCCTGCTGCTGGCCGCAGTCTCCCAGGTGTTCAGCGTGGTGCTGGGCGTTTTCCTGGGTATGACCGCCGCGCTGAACCGGGGCCGCCTGGTGGACCGGGCCGTCATGTTCGGCGGCGTGCTGGGCCTCTCCCTGCCCGCCTTCTTCCTCGCCCTGCTGCTGCAGATCCTGTTCAGCATCAAGCTGGGCTGGCTGCCGCCGTCGGGGTACGGCGGGCTGGACATACGCATCATCATGCCCGCCCTGGCCCTTGGCCTGCCCGCCGCGGGGTGGATGGCGCGGGTCTCCCGCTCCGCCTTTCTGGACGTGCTGCCCCAGGACTTCATGCGTACCCTGCGGGCCAAGGGACTGCCCGAACGGGCGGTCATCTGGCGGCATGCGCTGAAAAACGCCATGGTGCCCATCATCTCCCTCATCGGCACGGACTTCAGCGCCAAGCTCACCGGCATCATCGTGGTGGAGTTTATCTTCTCCTGGCCCGGCCTGGGGAAATACGGCTACGACGCGCTCTTCGCCAAGGACATGCCCGCCCTGCAGGGCACGGTCATCGTCCTGACCGTCAGCGTGTGCGTGGTCAACCTGATTGTGGACATCCTGTATGCGTTTATCGACAAGCGCATCCGCTATAACTGA
- a CDS encoding peptide ABC transporter permease — MFAKNKTRKLEKDVQEERIESLFRIGARRFARDKVSMFVLIALILICVVAFAAPLVGVDYESIESRRVVDGITYRPPYSPSAVNPFGTDQLGRDLLSRVLYGLCVSLTVGILARGGSMLLGTAIGVTAGYFGGWVETILMRLTDIMLAFPALLMAMAITFVLQPSMSTVCAAIIVVGWPDIARLMRSQTLVLKNKEYVKAARALGLSRWKIIFRHIIPNSLSLLLVNFSLGIPGAIMYESGLSFFGYGVQPPMPSLGSIISDGRSYISLAPWYIIAPGLVLVLVVVCFNMLGDGLVDAFDPHSERRG, encoded by the coding sequence ATGTTTGCAAAAAATAAGACCCGCAAGCTGGAAAAGGACGTGCAGGAAGAGCGCATCGAGAGCCTGTTCCGCATCGGCGCCCGGCGGTTTGCACGGGACAAGGTGTCCATGTTCGTGCTGATCGCGCTGATCCTGATCTGCGTCGTGGCCTTCGCCGCCCCCCTGGTGGGGGTGGATTACGAGAGCATCGAGAGCCGCCGCGTGGTGGACGGGATCACCTACCGTCCGCCCTACAGCCCTAGCGCCGTCAACCCCTTCGGAACCGACCAGCTGGGCCGCGACCTGCTCAGCCGCGTGCTCTACGGCCTGTGCGTCTCCCTCACCGTGGGCATCCTGGCCCGGGGCGGCTCCATGCTGCTGGGCACCGCGATCGGCGTCACCGCCGGCTACTTCGGCGGCTGGGTGGAGACCATCCTCATGCGCCTGACGGACATCATGCTGGCCTTCCCCGCCCTGCTGATGGCCATGGCTATCACCTTCGTGCTGCAGCCCAGCATGAGCACGGTGTGCGCCGCCATCATCGTGGTGGGCTGGCCCGACATCGCCCGCCTGATGCGCAGCCAGACCCTGGTGCTGAAAAACAAGGAGTACGTCAAGGCGGCCCGGGCCCTGGGCCTGTCCCGGTGGAAGATCATCTTCCGGCACATCATTCCAAACTCCCTCTCCCTGCTGCTGGTGAATTTCTCCCTGGGCATCCCCGGCGCCATCATGTACGAGTCGGGCCTGAGCTTTTTCGGCTACGGCGTCCAGCCACCCATGCCCTCCCTGGGCTCCATCATCTCGGACGGGCGCAGCTACATCAGCCTGGCCCCCTGGTACATCATCGCCCCAGGCCTGGTTCTGGTGCTGGTGGTGGTGTGCTTCAACATGCTGGGGGACGGCCTCGTGGACGCCTTCGACCCCCACTCGGAGAGGAGAGGCTGA
- a CDS encoding nitrogenase cofactor biosynthesis protein NifB — translation MAGVSQHPCFHNAARERGRIHLPVAPRCNIKCVFCTPTVDACFHGCRPGVSHGILTPGEAAERVAWAAERDPNLLVVGVAGPGEPLFNEATFETFALVKERFPALTLCVSTNGLLLPQSVERLAGLVDSVTVTVNALTVPTARLIYEHVDGRADDAALAALLRAQWAGISGAVEAGICVKVNTVFVKGRNGCEIEEIARRAARAGASIHNILQLIPGCRVTGQEVPSQAEVAQLRARCRVHIDEFEGCARCRADAFVPGAGGCRT, via the coding sequence ATGGCCGGCGTTTCACAGCACCCCTGCTTCCACAACGCAGCCAGGGAGCGGGGCAGAATCCACCTCCCCGTCGCGCCCCGCTGCAACATCAAATGCGTTTTCTGCACCCCCACGGTGGACGCCTGCTTCCACGGCTGCCGCCCCGGCGTCAGCCACGGGATCCTCACCCCCGGCGAGGCGGCGGAGCGGGTGGCCTGGGCGGCGGAGCGGGATCCCAACCTGCTGGTGGTGGGGGTGGCCGGGCCCGGGGAGCCCCTTTTCAACGAGGCCACCTTCGAGACCTTCGCGCTGGTCAAGGAGCGCTTTCCCGCACTCACCCTGTGCGTCTCCACCAACGGCCTGCTGCTGCCCCAATCCGTGGAGCGGCTGGCCGGGCTGGTGGACTCGGTGACCGTCACGGTCAACGCGCTCACCGTCCCCACGGCGCGGCTTATCTATGAGCACGTGGACGGGCGGGCCGACGACGCGGCTCTCGCCGCGTTGCTCCGCGCCCAGTGGGCCGGCATATCCGGGGCGGTGGAGGCCGGGATATGCGTCAAGGTCAACACCGTCTTTGTCAAGGGCCGCAACGGGTGCGAGATCGAGGAGATCGCCCGGCGCGCCGCCCGGGCGGGCGCGTCCATCCACAATATCCTCCAGCTGATCCCCGGCTGCCGGGTCACCGGGCAGGAGGTGCCCTCCCAGGCGGAGGTCGCGCAGCTGCGCGCGCGCTGCCGCGTACACATCGACGAGTTCGAGGGCTGCGCCCGCTGCCGCGCCGACGCGTTCGTCCCCGGCGCGGGCGGCTGCCGAACATAG